From the Burkholderia mayonis genome, one window contains:
- a CDS encoding molybdopterin oxidoreductase family protein, with translation MDDRVRAGNEPLEVKTTTCYMCACRCGIRVHLRNGEVRYIDGNPDHPLNQGVICAKGASGIMKQYSPARLTQPLMRKAGAERGSAQFEPVSWDVAFAVLERRLAHLRATDPKRFALFTGRDQMQALTGLFAKQYGTPNYAAHGGFCSANMAAGMIYTIGGSFWEFGGPDLDRAKLFFMIGTAEDHHSNPLKIAISKFKRAGGRFVAINPIRTGYAAIADEWVPIRPGTDGALFMALIRELIETDRYDRDFVTRYTNAAELLDMRADADTFGLFVRDAATPERNPLFPQDHLWWDLGGGRPVPHHTRGATPALDGRYTLADGTPVAPSFALLRERVAACTPEWAERITGISAGTIRRLAHEMADVARDHKITLPIRWTDAWGETHDTVTGNPIAFHAMRGLAAHSNGFQSIRALAVLMSLLGTIDRPGGFRHKSPYPRAVPPSAKPPSGPGAVRPDTPLAAGPLGWPAAPEDLFVDEQGGPVRIDKAFSWEYPLAVHGLMHSVITNAWRGDPYPIDTLMIFMANMAWNSSMNTVEVRKMLADKHAHGEYKIPFIVVCDAFQSEMTAFADLILPDTTYLERHDAMSMLDRPISEFDGPADSVRIPVVPPTGECKPFQDVLIELASRLKLPAFTTPDGARRFRDYPDFIVNYQTAPDSGVGFLMGWRGEDGGDALVGEPNPRQWDEYAKHDCVFHYTLPAARQYMRGCNGPYLKWAVEQGFRKFGEPIVIHLYSDVMQRFRLAAQGKTSGRQPPDHLRTRIARYFDPLPFWYEPLELGATDLQRYPLAAVTQRPMAMYHSWDSQNAWLRQIHGENDLFVNPKIARDAGIADGGWIYIESQWGKVRCRARYSEVVEPGTVWTWNAIGKAAGAWNLGPSANESQHGFLLNHVITDELPGDTAHAPRISNSDPITGQAAWYDVRVRIYPAEADADHTLPQFAPMPALPGVTGAVRRIVQSYFAGRGEFAARLRNPAKRR, from the coding sequence ATGGACGATCGTGTGCGAGCCGGAAACGAGCCACTCGAAGTCAAGACGACGACCTGCTACATGTGCGCGTGCCGCTGCGGAATCCGCGTGCATCTGCGAAACGGTGAAGTCCGCTATATCGACGGCAACCCCGATCACCCGCTCAACCAGGGCGTGATCTGCGCGAAAGGCGCGTCGGGGATCATGAAGCAGTACTCGCCCGCGCGGCTCACGCAGCCGCTGATGCGCAAGGCGGGCGCCGAGCGCGGCAGCGCGCAGTTCGAGCCGGTGTCTTGGGACGTCGCGTTCGCCGTGCTCGAAAGGCGGCTCGCGCATCTGCGCGCGACCGATCCGAAGCGATTCGCGCTCTTCACCGGCCGCGACCAGATGCAGGCGCTGACGGGCCTCTTCGCGAAGCAGTACGGCACGCCCAATTACGCGGCGCACGGCGGCTTCTGCTCGGCGAACATGGCGGCCGGCATGATCTACACGATCGGCGGATCGTTCTGGGAATTCGGCGGCCCCGATCTCGATCGCGCGAAGCTGTTTTTCATGATCGGCACCGCCGAGGACCATCATTCGAATCCGCTGAAAATCGCGATCTCGAAGTTCAAGCGCGCGGGCGGCCGGTTCGTCGCGATCAATCCGATCCGCACCGGCTACGCGGCGATCGCCGACGAATGGGTGCCGATTCGTCCCGGCACCGACGGCGCACTGTTCATGGCGCTGATTCGCGAGCTGATCGAGACGGACCGCTACGACCGCGACTTCGTCACGCGCTACACGAACGCGGCCGAGCTGCTCGACATGCGCGCCGATGCCGATACGTTCGGGCTCTTCGTGCGCGATGCGGCCACGCCCGAGCGCAATCCGCTGTTTCCGCAGGATCACCTGTGGTGGGATCTCGGCGGCGGCCGGCCCGTGCCGCATCACACGCGCGGCGCGACGCCCGCGCTCGACGGCCGCTACACGCTCGCCGACGGCACGCCCGTCGCGCCGTCGTTCGCGCTGCTGCGCGAGCGCGTCGCCGCATGCACGCCGGAATGGGCCGAACGGATCACGGGCATATCGGCCGGCACGATCCGCCGGCTCGCGCACGAAATGGCCGATGTCGCGCGCGACCACAAAATCACGCTGCCGATCCGCTGGACCGACGCTTGGGGCGAAACGCACGACACCGTCACAGGCAATCCGATCGCGTTCCATGCGATGCGCGGACTCGCCGCGCACTCGAACGGCTTCCAGTCGATCCGCGCGCTCGCGGTGCTGATGTCGCTGCTCGGGACGATCGACCGGCCAGGAGGCTTCCGCCACAAATCGCCGTATCCGCGCGCGGTGCCGCCTTCGGCGAAGCCGCCGAGCGGCCCCGGCGCGGTGCGCCCGGACACGCCGCTCGCGGCGGGCCCGCTCGGCTGGCCGGCCGCGCCCGAGGATCTGTTCGTCGACGAGCAAGGCGGCCCGGTGCGGATCGACAAGGCGTTTTCGTGGGAATACCCGCTCGCGGTCCACGGGCTGATGCACAGCGTGATCACGAACGCGTGGCGCGGCGATCCCTATCCGATCGACACGCTGATGATCTTCATGGCCAACATGGCGTGGAATTCGTCGATGAACACGGTCGAGGTCCGCAAGATGCTCGCGGACAAGCACGCGCACGGCGAATACAAGATTCCGTTCATCGTCGTGTGCGACGCGTTCCAGTCCGAAATGACCGCGTTCGCCGATCTGATCCTGCCCGACACGACGTATCTCGAACGGCACGATGCGATGTCGATGCTCGACCGGCCGATCTCCGAATTCGACGGACCGGCGGATTCGGTGCGCATACCGGTGGTGCCGCCGACCGGCGAATGCAAGCCGTTCCAGGACGTGCTGATCGAGCTCGCGAGCCGGCTGAAGCTGCCGGCGTTCACGACGCCGGACGGCGCACGCAGATTCCGCGACTATCCGGACTTCATCGTCAACTATCAGACCGCACCCGATTCGGGCGTCGGCTTCCTGATGGGCTGGCGCGGCGAGGACGGCGGCGACGCGCTCGTCGGCGAACCGAATCCGCGTCAATGGGACGAATACGCGAAGCACGACTGTGTCTTTCACTACACGCTGCCGGCGGCGCGGCAATACATGCGCGGCTGCAACGGCCCGTATCTGAAATGGGCGGTCGAGCAAGGCTTCCGGAAGTTCGGCGAGCCGATCGTCATCCATCTGTATTCGGACGTGATGCAGAGATTCCGTCTCGCCGCGCAGGGCAAGACGAGCGGCCGGCAGCCGCCCGATCATCTGCGCACGCGCATCGCGCGCTATTTCGATCCGCTGCCGTTCTGGTACGAGCCGCTCGAGCTCGGTGCGACCGATTTGCAGCGCTATCCGCTCGCCGCCGTCACGCAGCGGCCGATGGCGATGTACCACTCGTGGGATTCGCAGAACGCGTGGCTGCGGCAGATTCATGGGGAGAACGATCTGTTCGTGAACCCGAAGATCGCGCGCGATGCGGGGATCGCGGACGGCGGCTGGATCTACATCGAGTCGCAATGGGGCAAGGTGCGCTGCCGCGCGCGCTACAGCGAGGTCGTCGAGCCGGGCACCGTGTGGACCTGGAACGCGATCGGCAAGGCGGCGGGCGCGTGGAATCTCGGGCCGAGCGCGAACGAATCTCAGCACGGCTTCCTGCTGAATCACGTGATCACCGACGAGCTGCCCGGCGACACCGCCCACGCGCCGCGCATTTCGAACTCCGATCCGATCACCGGCCAGGCCGCGTGGTACGACGTGCGCGTGCGCATCTATCCGGCCGAAGCGGATGCCGA